In the Anaeromyxobacter sp. genome, CCTGGGCTTCGTCACCGAGGCCGCGGCCACCCGCTCCGACGGCCTGGCCCACCTGAAGGCGCTGGCCGACGTCGGGCTGACCCACCTCCACCTGCTGCCGGCCTTCGACATCGCCACGGTGGACGAGGACCCCGCCAACCGGGTCGACCTCGGCCAGCCCTTCGCCGACCTGTGCGCCATGAACGACGCGGTGCCGGTGGCGCTGTGCGGACAGCACGCCGGCCGGACCATCGCCGAGGCCATGGCCACCTACTCCGGCTTCGCCGAGGAGCCGCAGGCCATCGCCGGGTACATGGCCGGCCGCGACGGGTTCAACTGGGGCTACGACCCGCTGCACTACGGCGCGCCGGAGGGCAGCTACGCCTCCACGGCCGAGGGCACCGCGCGCATCGTGGAGTTCCGCCGGATGGTGATGGGGCTCTCGGACCTGGGCCTGCGCACCGTGATGGACGTGGTCTACAACCACACCAACGCCTCCGGCACGGGCGACCGGGCCAAGCTCGACAAGGCGGTGCCGGGCTACTACCACCGGCTCGACGAGAAGAGCGGCTTCGTCCTCACCACGAGCTGCTGCGCCAACACCGCCACCGAGCACCACATGATGGGCCGGCTCATGACCGAGACGCTGGTCCGCTGGGCGCGCGACTACAAGGTCGACGGCTTCCGCTTCGACCTCATGGGCCTGCACCTCAAGGCCGACGTCCTGCGGGCGCGCGACGCGCTGGCGGCGCTGACCCTCGCCGCGGACGGCGTGGACGGCGCCGCCATCTACCTCTACGGCGAGGGGTGGAACATGGGGGAGCTGGTGGACGGCACCCGCGGCCCCAACGCCATCCAGGCCAACATGGCCGGCACCGGCGTGGGCACCTTCAACGATCGCCTCCGCGACGCGGCCCGCGGCGGCGGACCCTTCGACGCCGCCAGCGACCTCCGCAGGAACCAGGGCTTCAGCACCGGGCTGTTCCTCGATCCCAACGAGCTCAACAGCGGCGCGGCGGCGGAGCGGACCAAGCTGCTGCAGGCGGCCGATCTCATCAAGGTCGGCATGGCCGGCAGCCTGAAGGACTTCCGCCTCATCAACCAGAACGGCAGCGCCGTCCAGGCCAACCAGATCGGCTACAACGGCGCCCGGGCCGGCTACACGCTCGACCCGCAGGAGGCCATCAACTACAGCTCGGCCCACGACAACCAGACCCTGTGGGACATCCAGCAGTACAAGCAGCCCACCGGGCGCGCCTCGGTGGCGCGGGTGCGCTCCTACCTGCTGGCCCTGGACGTCGTGGCCCTCGGGCAGGGCATCCCCTTCTTCCACATGGGCGACGACCTGCTGCGCTCCAAGTCGATGGATCGGGACAGCTACGACTCGGGGGACTGGTTCAACCGGCTCGACTGGACCGGCCAGACCAGCGCCTGGCGCAGCGGCAAGCCCAACCAGGGCAAGGACAGCGGGAACTGGCCGGTCATCCAGCCCATCTTCGCCGACGCCACCGCCACCCCGACCGCGCAGGACATCGCCGCCGCCCGGCTCCACTTCCAGGAGCTGCTCCGGATCCGCAGGAGCTCGATCCTCTTCCGGCTCGGCGCCAGGGCCGACGTGATGAAGCGGGTCGACTTCCTCAACGTCGGCCCGGCGCAGCTCCCCGGGGTGATCGTGATGACGGTCAGCGACGGCAGCTGCGCCGGCGCCGATCTCGATCCGGCCCTCGACGGCCTGGTGGTGGCGGTCAACGCCGACCTGGTCGGCCACGACGTGACCGTGCCAGGCGCCACCGGCGCCGTGCTCCACCCGGTGCAGGCCGCCTCGCCCGACGCGGTGGTGCGAGGCGCCACCGTCCTCGGCGAGGTCCTCACCATCCCGCCGCGGACCACCGCGGTCTTCCAGCTGCCGCAGGCTGGCGCCCAGGCGCCGGCGCCAGCGACGGCCGTGCTGAGGGGGGGCCGGCGCTGACCCCCCCGGCGCCGGGCCATCCCGGGGCGAGGCGGCACGCCCCGGGGACCGGCCGCTCACGGGATGGGGATGGGCGGCAGGTCGTCCATGATCTTCGGATCGGTGCAGCCGCCCGGCAGCTGGCAGGCGGTGGCGCCGCCGCCCATGGCCCACGGGTGCGCCTCGGCGCCGGTGACCAGCGGGCGGAAGATGGCGTTGATCCCGTCGAAGTCCCAGGTGGTCACGTAGACCTGCACGCCGGACCAGGAGGCCAGGCCGTACTTGGTCCGGTCGTAGGTGAAGCTCACCGTCCTGCTCCCCGGGTTCACCTGGATGGTGGGCGCCGGCGCGCTGGCCCCGTAGTCGTCCGGCGTGGCGGGGTTCACCCGGTACATGGCGTTGCCCCAGCCGTAGGTGGCCTGGGCGAGGCTCCAGGCGAAGCCGGCCGGCGCCGTGGCGTTCAGCCTGGGCAGCACCGTGGCGCCCACCTGTCCGGGCAGCGAGAAGAAGAGGTTGAAGGCCACGTGGTCGAAGCCGTAGGTCGGGTTCCAGACCGTGCTCCAGTCCGCCATGGTCACCTTGACGCTCAGGGTGGTGACGCCCACCTCCAGCGTCACGCCCGCCAGGTCCATCTGGCGGCGGAAGGTGGCGTCCTCGGGGTAGGTGTAGGCGCCCGCCGGCCCACGGTCGTCGCCGACGGGATCGGCGGCGACGTAGGTGTCACCGGCGAAGACCACGTCGCTCACGAACGGCATGGAGGCCGTGGCCACGTCGACGTCGGGCGCGGCGATGATCAGGGAGTGGTCGCCGCGGCCGGTGGGGAAGACCGAGACCGGCAGCACCTTGCTCCAGGTGCCGTCCGCCTTCACCAGCACCCCGGTGCCGCGGTCGAGGTAGCCGTCCAGCACCATCGTCAGGCGGGTGGTGGCCGGGGTGACCGAGCCGGTGATGGTCACGTCCTGCGTGAAGGTCTGGCCGGCCACGGGCGTGTCCACCACGATGGTGGCCGCGGGCGCGGTCGGGGTCGTCACCTGGCTGGTGGCCCGCAGCACCAGCGTGGCGCGCGCCGGCAGGACGGCGCGCAGCGCCCCGGCGGCCCCCACCTCCGGCGCGGCCACCGGCGGCTCGGCGTACAGGACCTGCAGCGCCGTGCCGGCCGGCAGGCCGGTGGCCAGGTTGGAGATCACCACCCGCTCGTCGGCGGTGTTCATCAGCACCAGCGCGGTCTCGCCGCCCAGGGTGCGGCGGTAGGCGAACGGCCCGGCGCCGGCGGCGCTGTCGTAGAGCACCTCCAGCCCGCCGCGGGTGAAGACCGGGTGGGCCCGCCGGAGGGCGGCCAGGCGGGCCAGCCGCTGGTAGCCGGTGGAGGTGGCGTCGAACCGGTCGGCGCTGGCGCCGAAGCCGCCCTGGAACATGGCGGCCCGCGTCTCGGTGAAGCCCTGCTCGGTGCCCATGTAGACCACCGGGATGCCGGGCAGCGTGTAGAGGAAGGCCAGCGCCTGCGCCAGCCCGGCGGGCGTGCCCAGCGCCAGGAAGCGCTGCACGTCGTGGTTGTCCACGAACGTCGGGATGCGGGTGGGGTCGGGGAAGAGCGCCGGGTCCATGAAGCGCCCCAGCCGGTAGGTCATCAGCGAGGTCGGCCGGCCGCTGGCGAAGACCCGCTTCACCTCCTCGTAGAGCGGGAACTGCAGCACCGAGGGGAGCTCGGGCGCGGCCGGGGTCCCCAGGTAGCTGGCCACCTTCCGCTCGGCGGCGTCGTCGAGCTCGGTGGGAGACTCGAAGACCTCGCCGAAGGCCAGGAAGTCGTCGCGGCCGGTGGCCCGGGCCGTGCCCAGGATGCCCGGCGAGGCGGCGTCGGTGGCGTGGAAGAAGTCGGCCCAGAACGCGTGCGGCGCGAACTTGGCCGTGTCCACCCGGAAGGCGTCCACCCCCACCTCGCGGATCCAGGCGCCGTAGGCGTCGCGCAGCGCCCTGCGCACCGCCGGGTTCTCGGTGTCGAGGTCGTCGAGGTCCGAGATCTGCCAGTCCTTCTCCTGCACCGGATCCGAGAAGTCGGCGATGGCCGGGGTCCAGTGGTAGATGCCGGCCGCGCGCTGCGCCGGATCGGTCGGGTCGCACTGGTCGAAGGGGGGCTGGGTCGGCCTGGAGGTGGGCCTGGCCGCGCCGTTGAGGAGCACGCCCGCGCCCGGGTCGGCCGGGTCGTAGCTGGTGTACTGGAAGAAGTTGCCCATGTGGTTGGGCACCACGTCCTGGATCAGGTACATGCCCCGGGCGTGCAGGGCGCGGGAGAGGGCCCGGTAGGTGTCCAGGGTGCCGAGGTGCTCGTCCACCGTGCCGAGGTCGCGCGCCCAGTAGCCGTGGTAGCCGCCCGAGTTCTGCAGCGGGTCCCACCACATGTTGGCCACCGGGGGCGTGATCCAGACGGCCGTGGCGCCCAGCCCCTGGATGTAGTCGAGCCGGTCGATGATCCCCTGCAGGTCGCCGCCGGAGTAGTGATCGCCGCTGGTGGGGTCGAACTCGCCGGCGCCCTGGTCGTCGTTGCCTCGATCGCCGTTGGCGAACCGGTCGGTCATGACGAAGTAGACGATCTGCTCCGGCCAGGCGGGGGAGGGAACGTGGAGCGCGCCGCCGCCGCCGGAGCGGGTGCAGGTCACGGCCAGCAGGGCCAGGAGCGCCAGCGTGGCGGGTGCCGACATCGGGCGATGCGAGCGCATGGGGCCTCCTCAGGTCTCGACGGCCACGCCCCCTGCGGGGGGCGTGGCTGGATCATAGGGCCGCCGCGCGCGGCGTGTCTGCCCTCGCGCCGGACCCTGCGCCGGACTAGGCTCCTCGCACCCGGAGGCCTCGAGATGCCGAACAGCACCCGCCGTCACCGCCCGATCCTCTCGCTCCTGTTCGTCGCCCTGGCGGTCCTCGGCGGCGCCTGCGGCGGGGGCGCCGCCGACGATGGGCGCTGGCACCCAGGGCAGCGGCTGACCGTCCAGGTCGGCAGCTACTTCCCCGCCGGCACCCTGGTCCGCGACGGCTACGGTGGCCAGACGGCGACGGTGGACGCCGCCGGCGCGGTGAGCGTCGAGCCCACCGCCGACGGGGTGCTGCTGCTCGAACGCGCCGACGCCGGGCCGCAGCCCTTCACCTGGAAGAACGCCGTCGTCTACTTCGTGGTGACCGATCGCTTCCTGAACGGCGACACCGCCAACGACGATCCCTATGGCGTGCGCCGACCGGACCAGGCCGGCGAGGTGGCGACCTGGCACGGCGGCGACTTCGCCGGGCTCGCCTCGAAGCTGGACTACATCCGCGACCTCGGCGCCACCGCCATCTGGATCACGCCGCCGGTGGAGCAGGTCCACGGCTGGGTCTCGGGCGGCGGCGGGGTGTTCAAGAGCTACGGCTACCACGGCTACTGGGCGCTCGACTTCACGCGGATCGACCGGAACCTGGGCACCGAGGCGGAGCTGGAGGCGCTGGTCGACGGCGCCCACCAGCGGGGCCTGCGGGTGCTCTTCGACGTGGTCATGAACCACCCGGGCTACGCCACCGGCGACGACCTGGCCGCCTACCTCCCGGCCGTCCTGCGCGACCCGAGCGGCGACGCCTTCCGGGCCTTCACCCCCGCGCCGCCCCGCGGCTACGACGCCTGGAACGACCTGGTGAACTACGGCTCGACGGGCTGGACCGGCTGGTGGAGCCCCAGCTGGATCCGGGCAGGCTTCCCCGGGTTCCAGGAGTGCGGCAAGGGGACCGGCCCGGCCTGCAGCGACCTCACCAGCCAGCTCGCCTTCCTGCCGGACTTCGTCACCGAGGGCACCCAGGCGGCCGGGCGCCCCGCCTTCTTCGCCCAGAAGGCGGACACCGGCTTCACGGCGGAGCTCTTCAACCAGGACGCCACCGGCTTCACCCTGCAGCAGTACCTGGTGAAGTGGCACGGCGACTGGGTGCGGCGCTTCGGGGTGGACGGCTTCCGCTGCGACACCGCCAAGCACGTGGAGAAGGCCGCCTGGAAGGCGCTCAAGGTCGGCGCCTCGGCGGCGCTGCAGGACTGGAAGGTGGCGAACCCGGACAAGCGGCTCACCGACGCGGACCTGGCCTTCTGGATGACCGGCGAGGTCTTCCCGCACGACGTGAGCAAGGACGCCTACTACACCGAGGGGGGGTTCGACTCGCTCATCAACACCGCCTTCCAGGACCGGCTGATCACCATGCTCTCCAACCGCGCCAGCCTGGTGGAGGCCTCGGTCGACCTCGACGCGATCTACCGCACCTACGCCGGGCGGCTGGCCGGGGATGCGGCGTTCGACGCGCTGACCTACGCCTCCTCCCACGACACCAAGCTGGTCTTCGAGGCCCTGGGCCGCGACGTGGGCCGGCAGCGGCGCGCCGGGACCGCCCTCCTGCTCACGCCGGGCGGGGTCCAGATCTTCTACGGGGACGAGTCCGGCCGGCGCGCCGCGTCGGTGCAGGCGGAGCCGACGCAGGGCACCCGCTCCGACATGAACTGGGCCACGACGGAGGCCGCCGTCCTCGACCACTGGAAGAAGGTGGCCACCTTCCGCAAGCGCCACCCCGCCATCGGCGCCGGCGCGCAC is a window encoding:
- a CDS encoding alpha-amylase, coding for MPNSTRRHRPILSLLFVALAVLGGACGGGAADDGRWHPGQRLTVQVGSYFPAGTLVRDGYGGQTATVDAAGAVSVEPTADGVLLLERADAGPQPFTWKNAVVYFVVTDRFLNGDTANDDPYGVRRPDQAGEVATWHGGDFAGLASKLDYIRDLGATAIWITPPVEQVHGWVSGGGGVFKSYGYHGYWALDFTRIDRNLGTEAELEALVDGAHQRGLRVLFDVVMNHPGYATGDDLAAYLPAVLRDPSGDAFRAFTPAPPRGYDAWNDLVNYGSTGWTGWWSPSWIRAGFPGFQECGKGTGPACSDLTSQLAFLPDFVTEGTQAAGRPAFFAQKADTGFTAELFNQDATGFTLQQYLVKWHGDWVRRFGVDGFRCDTAKHVEKAAWKALKVGASAALQDWKVANPDKRLTDADLAFWMTGEVFPHDVSKDAYYTEGGFDSLINTAFQDRLITMLSNRASLVEASVDLDAIYRTYAGRLAGDAAFDALTYASSHDTKLVFEALGRDVGRQRRAGTALLLTPGGVQIFYGDESGRRAASVQAEPTQGTRSDMNWATTEAAVLDHWKKVATFRKRHPAIGAGAHEPLTSKPGSYAFGRRTDADAVVVVLTGVQ
- the pulA gene encoding pullulanase-type alpha-1,6-glucosidase, with amino-acid sequence LGFVTEAAATRSDGLAHLKALADVGLTHLHLLPAFDIATVDEDPANRVDLGQPFADLCAMNDAVPVALCGQHAGRTIAEAMATYSGFAEEPQAIAGYMAGRDGFNWGYDPLHYGAPEGSYASTAEGTARIVEFRRMVMGLSDLGLRTVMDVVYNHTNASGTGDRAKLDKAVPGYYHRLDEKSGFVLTTSCCANTATEHHMMGRLMTETLVRWARDYKVDGFRFDLMGLHLKADVLRARDALAALTLAADGVDGAAIYLYGEGWNMGELVDGTRGPNAIQANMAGTGVGTFNDRLRDAARGGGPFDAASDLRRNQGFSTGLFLDPNELNSGAAAERTKLLQAADLIKVGMAGSLKDFRLINQNGSAVQANQIGYNGARAGYTLDPQEAINYSSAHDNQTLWDIQQYKQPTGRASVARVRSYLLALDVVALGQGIPFFHMGDDLLRSKSMDRDSYDSGDWFNRLDWTGQTSAWRSGKPNQGKDSGNWPVIQPIFADATATPTAQDIAAARLHFQELLRIRRSSILFRLGARADVMKRVDFLNVGPAQLPGVIVMTVSDGSCAGADLDPALDGLVVAVNADLVGHDVTVPGATGAVLHPVQAASPDAVVRGATVLGEVLTIPPRTTAVFQLPQAGAQAPAPATAVLRGGRR
- a CDS encoding DUF3459 domain-containing protein; the encoded protein is MSAPATLALLALLAVTCTRSGGGGALHVPSPAWPEQIVYFVMTDRFANGDRGNDDQGAGEFDPTSGDHYSGGDLQGIIDRLDYIQGLGATAVWITPPVANMWWDPLQNSGGYHGYWARDLGTVDEHLGTLDTYRALSRALHARGMYLIQDVVPNHMGNFFQYTSYDPADPGAGVLLNGAARPTSRPTQPPFDQCDPTDPAQRAAGIYHWTPAIADFSDPVQEKDWQISDLDDLDTENPAVRRALRDAYGAWIREVGVDAFRVDTAKFAPHAFWADFFHATDAASPGILGTARATGRDDFLAFGEVFESPTELDDAAERKVASYLGTPAAPELPSVLQFPLYEEVKRVFASGRPTSLMTYRLGRFMDPALFPDPTRIPTFVDNHDVQRFLALGTPAGLAQALAFLYTLPGIPVVYMGTEQGFTETRAAMFQGGFGASADRFDATSTGYQRLARLAALRRAHPVFTRGGLEVLYDSAAGAGPFAYRRTLGGETALVLMNTADERVVISNLATGLPAGTALQVLYAEPPVAAPEVGAAGALRAVLPARATLVLRATSQVTTPTAPAATIVVDTPVAGQTFTQDVTITGSVTPATTRLTMVLDGYLDRGTGVLVKADGTWSKVLPVSVFPTGRGDHSLIIAAPDVDVATASMPFVSDVVFAGDTYVAADPVGDDRGPAGAYTYPEDATFRRQMDLAGVTLEVGVTTLSVKVTMADWSTVWNPTYGFDHVAFNLFFSLPGQVGATVLPRLNATAPAGFAWSLAQATYGWGNAMYRVNPATPDDYGASAPAPTIQVNPGSRTVSFTYDRTKYGLASWSGVQVYVTTWDFDGINAIFRPLVTGAEAHPWAMGGGATACQLPGGCTDPKIMDDLPPIPIP